In Halarsenatibacter silvermanii, a single window of DNA contains:
- a CDS encoding M42 family metallopeptidase: MIEFLQKITGAFGPAGEEKIVKDIIRSEIDNFCQDIREDKLGNMIVYQEGETDRDIMIAAHADEIGLMITHIDEDGFLRFTPVGGLRVKWIPQKSFIFSDGIVGTVGVEEEKKNDKKLKFADMYLDIGAENREKAEELVKIGDTAVYTRNFVEAGGKIIANSLDDRAGCALLVKLIQEMEDFPHNIHYVFTVQEEVGCRGAKTAAYDINPDAALAVDVTATGDTPGSKKREVSLGEGTAIKVMDRGSITDTRIKNLLTELAKENEIPYQYEVLEAGATDAHTIQLSRGGVPSGTVSIPCRYIHSPGEMIDMDDMNHSFELIKNFLQSKELAEITD; the protein is encoded by the coding sequence ATGATTGAATTTTTACAAAAAATTACAGGAGCGTTTGGTCCGGCCGGCGAAGAAAAAATAGTCAAAGATATTATCAGGTCTGAAATCGACAACTTCTGTCAGGACATCCGGGAGGACAAACTGGGCAATATGATTGTTTATCAGGAAGGAGAAACGGATAGAGATATCATGATCGCAGCCCATGCGGATGAAATAGGTCTTATGATCACACATATTGATGAGGACGGGTTTTTAAGGTTTACTCCCGTAGGAGGACTCAGGGTTAAATGGATTCCGCAAAAAAGCTTTATATTTTCTGATGGAATTGTTGGTACTGTAGGAGTTGAAGAGGAAAAAAAGAATGATAAAAAATTAAAGTTTGCAGATATGTATCTGGATATAGGCGCTGAAAACAGGGAAAAGGCCGAAGAACTGGTCAAAATAGGTGATACAGCTGTTTATACCAGAAACTTCGTTGAAGCGGGCGGTAAAATAATAGCCAATAGTCTTGATGATAGAGCCGGATGCGCTTTGCTTGTCAAGCTGATTCAGGAGATGGAAGATTTTCCTCACAATATACATTATGTATTTACCGTTCAGGAAGAGGTTGGCTGCAGAGGAGCTAAAACAGCAGCTTATGACATCAATCCTGACGCGGCTCTGGCTGTAGATGTTACTGCCACAGGAGACACCCCCGGTTCGAAGAAGCGGGAGGTTTCTCTCGGAGAGGGGACGGCCATCAAGGTTATGGACAGGGGCAGTATAACAGATACCCGCATCAAAAATCTGCTGACTGAACTGGCAAAGGAAAATGAAATACCCTATCAGTACGAAGTTCTGGAAGCCGGAGCTACTGATGCCCATACCATTCAGTTGAGTCGGGGTGGTGTCCCCAGCGGTACTGTTTCAATTCCCTGCCGCTATATTCATTCTCCCGGCGAGATGATAGATATGGATGATATGAACCACTCCTTCGAATTGATCAAGAACTTTTTGCAATCAAAAGAACTGGCCGAAATCACTGACTGA
- a CDS encoding radical SAM protein, whose product MKNFKYVRGPVKSRRLNLSLGIDLFPKNICSEDCIYCECGKTERLTAVRDEYTDTEEVITELESRLKDNPECNYVTFSGRGEPTLHSSLGRIIDFISEEFPDYDIAVLTNSTLLHRAEVREELANADLLVPSLDAGSYETFNKICRPAPGIEFENIVYGLKKATESFAGKVFLEILLLSGLNDSEEEINNISDILYDLHYDRIDLNTLDRPPAEKHARKMKEKSLKEIAQKLPGRVKIFN is encoded by the coding sequence ATGAAAAATTTTAAATATGTTAGAGGCCCGGTAAAATCACGAAGATTAAATCTGTCGCTGGGAATAGATCTGTTTCCAAAAAATATTTGCAGTGAAGATTGTATATATTGTGAATGCGGAAAAACGGAAAGATTGACCGCAGTGAGAGATGAATATACAGATACAGAAGAAGTTATAACTGAGCTGGAATCCAGGTTAAAAGATAATCCTGAATGCAATTACGTTACATTTTCGGGCAGAGGAGAACCCACTCTGCATTCTTCCCTGGGAAGGATAATAGATTTTATATCGGAAGAATTTCCGGATTACGATATAGCAGTTTTGACCAACAGCACACTTTTGCACCGCGCCGAAGTCAGAGAAGAACTTGCAAATGCTGATCTCCTGGTTCCTTCACTTGATGCTGGCAGTTATGAAACCTTCAATAAGATCTGCAGACCAGCTCCCGGGATAGAGTTTGAAAATATTGTTTATGGCCTCAAAAAAGCGACGGAATCTTTTGCCGGAAAAGTCTTTCTGGAAATTTTGCTTCTATCGGGCCTGAATGATTCGGAGGAAGAGATAAATAATATTTCCGATATTCTATACGATCTGCATTACGATAGAATAGATCTCAATACGCTGGACAGGCCGCCGGCAGAAAAACATGCCCGAAAGATGAAGGAGAAGAGTTTGAAAGAGATAGCCCAAAAACTGCCCGGCAGGGTAAAAATATTTAACTGA
- a CDS encoding SDH family Clp fold serine proteinase — MSWSLIILVLILLFFVIIPLIKNKIIRHKRIKKMKSIEEQRDSRVITLIHRQEILGLIGMPFTRFINIEDSEEILRAVRETDSDKPIDLILHTPGGLVLAAEQIARAIDRHPAPVKVLIPHYAMSGGTLIALAADNIIMDQNAVLGPVDPQISGYPAASIKNVLDRKDINEVDDDTLIKADIAEKAVIQLENFLEGILADDFEPGEIEKITKNLSRGKFTHDFALTCDVLQELNIDHHTDLPDGIYELMKLYPQPGQGYPSVNYLSY, encoded by the coding sequence ATGTCCTGGAGTTTAATAATTTTAGTATTGATACTATTATTCTTTGTGATCATACCTCTAATAAAGAACAAAATAATTCGGCATAAAAGAATTAAGAAAATGAAGAGTATCGAAGAGCAAAGGGATAGCAGAGTTATCACCCTGATTCACAGACAGGAAATTTTGGGCCTGATTGGGATGCCTTTCACCCGGTTTATCAATATAGAGGACTCCGAGGAGATTTTAAGAGCGGTGCGAGAGACAGACAGCGATAAACCGATAGATCTTATTCTTCATACTCCCGGAGGGCTGGTTCTGGCGGCCGAACAGATAGCGAGGGCTATAGACCGTCATCCGGCGCCGGTAAAGGTTTTGATTCCTCATTATGCAATGTCAGGTGGTACTTTGATAGCGCTGGCAGCGGATAATATAATTATGGATCAAAATGCTGTTCTGGGCCCGGTAGACCCTCAGATAAGTGGATATCCAGCTGCTTCGATCAAAAATGTTTTGGACCGCAAAGATATTAATGAGGTTGATGATGATACGCTGATTAAGGCGGATATTGCTGAAAAAGCAGTGATTCAGCTGGAGAACTTTCTCGAGGGGATATTGGCCGATGATTTTGAGCCGGGTGAGATTGAAAAAATCACAAAAAATCTATCACGGGGAAAATTCACACATGATTTTGCCCTTACCTGTGATGTTCTACAGGAGCTAAATATAGATCATCATACAGATCTGCCTGATGGGATTTATGAGTTGATGAAGCTTTATCCTCAGCCAGGACAGGGCTATCCTTCGGTTAATTATCTAAGTTATTGA
- a CDS encoding tyrosine-type recombinase/integrase, with protein MESVTFETAVYRFRRHLLVEKSYSGLTVKEYTSDLNLFKEYLKENYDFSDNFAVPKINKFHMAEFLGDIVIEKENSPVTRNRKLFSLRSFFKFLVRNSYLEENPAEDIETSKTERRAEPIYMKTNQARKYLRTVRNSSSRYKLRDLAIIKIFLYAGLRVSELVNLDLENIDFDDESLKFYGKGNKERFVPLHEDVITTIIEYLDNREEMKKKDDDAEKALFLSARGNRISVRTVQHTVKKYAREAGLRNSEKITPHKLRHTFATTLYKETKDLNVLKDLLGHQDISATQIYTHTDPEQKKDAIDDMPDF; from the coding sequence ATGGAATCTGTAACCTTTGAAACAGCCGTCTATCGTTTTCGCAGGCATCTGCTGGTTGAAAAAAGTTATTCTGGTCTGACCGTCAAAGAATACACCAGTGATTTAAATTTGTTCAAAGAGTACCTGAAGGAAAACTATGATTTCTCCGATAATTTTGCAGTTCCGAAGATAAACAAATTTCATATGGCGGAATTTTTAGGTGATATAGTAATCGAAAAAGAAAACTCACCTGTAACCCGAAATCGGAAACTTTTCAGCCTGCGTTCTTTTTTTAAATTTCTGGTCCGCAATTCCTATCTGGAGGAAAATCCTGCTGAAGATATAGAGACGAGCAAAACTGAAAGGAGAGCGGAACCGATTTATATGAAGACAAATCAGGCTCGGAAATATCTGCGGACTGTAAGAAATTCCAGCTCAAGGTATAAACTGAGGGATCTGGCCATAATCAAAATATTCCTTTATGCCGGATTGAGAGTTTCTGAGCTGGTTAATTTAGACCTGGAAAATATTGATTTTGATGACGAATCTCTAAAGTTTTACGGCAAGGGCAATAAGGAAAGGTTTGTTCCCCTGCATGAGGATGTAATAACAACCATTATTGAATATCTGGATAATAGGGAGGAAATGAAAAAGAAGGATGATGATGCTGAAAAAGCTCTTTTTCTCTCCGCCCGTGGCAATAGAATCAGTGTTAGAACCGTTCAGCACACCGTAAAAAAATATGCCCGGGAAGCCGGCCTGAGAAATTCGGAAAAAATAACCCCTCACAAGTTAAGACACACTTTTGCCACTACTCTATACAAAGAAACCAAGGATTTAAATGTTTTAAAAGATCTGCTGGGTCATCAGGATATTTCTGCAACACAAATTTATACCCACACCGATCCCGAACAGAAAAAAGATGCCATAGATGACATGCCAGATTTTTAA
- a CDS encoding glutaredoxin family protein has protein sequence MSENLELFYMPYCPFCKKVTRFLKEKNIEEEVELKNINKDSEAHEKLKKTGGEDQVPCLFIDGEPMYESNDIIEWLKENKVE, from the coding sequence ATGTCCGAAAACCTGGAATTATTTTATATGCCTTACTGTCCTTTCTGCAAGAAGGTGACCAGATTTTTAAAGGAGAAAAATATCGAAGAAGAAGTAGAGCTCAAGAACATAAATAAAGATTCTGAGGCCCATGAAAAATTAAAAAAGACAGGAGGTGAGGATCAGGTTCCCTGTCTTTTTATAGATGGAGAGCCGATGTATGAATCGAATGACATTATTGAATGGTTGAAAGAAAATAAAGTCGAATAA